The following coding sequences lie in one Sesamum indicum cultivar Zhongzhi No. 13 unplaced genomic scaffold, S_indicum_v1.0 scaffold00507, whole genome shotgun sequence genomic window:
- the LOC105180281 gene encoding uncharacterized protein LOC105180281 — protein MGPRRTATAARASGQDPESPRHAAASSSERAENPEDGHSQLVELETKVSSLESEITVLNSELDECRQVIQEMAGVFRNDIIADMRRDMEQMSIQIGLLQRAVGSTPMVAHDPGARLRIPEPKAYSGERDAKEVENFLFDMDQYFLAADVQDEARKVATATMYLTGDAKLWWRTKFAEIQAHQIQLDTWALLREAIREQFFPENVEYNARRALRKLEHTGSVREYVKAFSALMLNIRDMSEADKLFTFMEGLKQWARNELQRQRVTDLSPAIIAAERLADFNLETQKDRQATPSPEREKSNGTRWFRNNFNRGGGDQRPHSQNGSQGSSNRNKPQENRQGAPERRRGCLICDGPHMYRDCPKRQVLNALATTFTDKVSSSKSVEPQAEAGGENDTEEDEDNLGAVNQWCNTFSTVAAKRVVPPLVKKTIPALTVEQPEKKEEEVQPRIPRKKGLMFVDVKIHGKPIRAMIDTGASHNYLASAEVARLGLVLEKGVGRVKAINSVAQPIAGVAKSVLIKVGAYEGKTNLSVVAMDDFKLILGLEFLRDTRTAVLPHADSLMMLGAKPCVIPTLAGRTGGKNLSAMQFEKGHKQDEISYLGTLCFEEMEEVSGPTPGGSKELLGESEDVMPDELPRKLPPKRAVDHEIELVPGTRPPARAPYRMPQPKLVELRTQSADALSRRADLANLESIAALSSSAAAISTKDQVRELLPRDPAARRLIRLVEQGKARHFWIEDGLLITKGNRVYVPRGGDLRKALLSECHDTLWAGH, from the coding sequence ATGGGGCCGAGGCGGACCGCTACTGCTGCGAGGGCATCGGGGCAAGATCCGGAAAGCCCGCGACATGCCGCAGCTTCATCCAGCGAGAGAGCTGAGAACCCGGAGGACGGACACTCCCAGTTGGTGGAATTGGAGACGAAGGTCTCTTCCCTAGAATCTGAGATCACGGTGCTGAATTCGGAGTTGGACGAATGTCGGCAGGTGATTCAAGAGATGGCTGGCGTATTCAGAAACGACATCATTGCCGATATGCGGCGTGACATGGAGCAGATGTCCATTCAGATTGGGCTGCTCCAGCGTGCAGTGGGTAGCACGCCTATGGTTGCTCACGACCCCGGTGCTAGGCTTCGAATACCAGAACCGAAGGCCTATAGCGGTGAGCGTGATGCGAAGGAGGTCGAGAACTTCCTCTTCGACATGGACCAGTACTTCCTTGCGGCAGACGTGCAGGACGAGGCAAGGAAGGTTGCGACTGCGACCATGTACCTTACTGGTGACGCAAAGCTGTGGTGGCGGACCAAGTTTGCGGAAATCCAGGCTCATCAAATACAGCTCGACACGTGGGCTCTTCTACGGGAGGCGATCAGAGAGCAGTTCTTCCCCGAGAATGTGGAGTACAATGCCAGGAGGGCATTGCGAAAGCTTGAACATACAGGTTCCGTGCGGGAATATGTCAAAGCTTTCTCAGCGCTGATGCTGAACATCCGAGACATGTCGGAGGCAGACAAGCTGTTCACTTTCATGGAAGGCTTGAAACAGTGGGCGAGAAACGAGTTGCAGAGGCAACGAGTGACCGATTTGAGTCCGGCTATTATAGCGGCCGAACGCCTGGCCGATTTCAACCTAGAGACTCAAAAGGATAGGCAGGCGACGCCTAGTCCTGAGCGGGAGAAGTCGAATGGGACGAGATGGTTCAGGAATAACTTCAACAGAGGTGGGGGAGACCAGAGGCCCCACTCTCAGAATGGCTCACAGGGCAGTTCAAACAGGAACAAGCCCCAAGAGAACAGGCAGGGAGCACCCGAGAGGAGAAGAGGGTGTTTGATCTGCGATGGTCCGCATATGTATCGGGATTGCCCGAAGAGACAGGTGTTGAATGCATTGGCAACGACCTTTACCGACAAGGTGTCGTCCTCAAAGAGTGTGGAGCCACAAGCAGAGGCAGGGGGTGAGAATGACACGGAGGAGGATGAGGACAACTTGGGGGCCGTGAACCAATGGTGCAACACATTCTCTACGGTGGCGGCAAAGAGAGTTGTGCCACCCCTGGTGAAAAAGACCATCCCGGCTCTTACTGTGGAGCAGCcggagaagaaagaagaagaagttcaGCCCCGGATTCCTAGGAAGAAAGGGTTGATGTTCGTGGATGTGAAGATTCATGGCAAGCCGATTCGAGCCATGATCGACACTGGAGCCTCTCACAACTACCTTGCGAGCGCCGAAGTGGCGAGACTCGGGCTCGTGCTGGAGAAGGGAGTTGGGCGTGTGAAGGCGATCAACTCGGTTGCACAACCCATTGCCGGTGTAGCCAAGTCTGTGCTGATTAAGGTTGGTGCTTATGAGGGCAAGACCAATCTTTCTGTTGTGGCAATGGACGACTTCAAGCttatccttgggcttgaatttcTACGGGATACACGCACTGCTGTCTTACCTCATGCCGATTCGCTGATGATGTTGGGGGCGAAGCCGTGTGTCATTCCTACCTTGGCCGGACGTACTGGAGGGAAGAACTTGTCGGCCATGCAGTTTGAGAAGGGGCACAAGCAGGATGAGATCTCCTACTTGGGTACCCTTTGTTTTGAAGAGATGGAAGAGGTGTCAGGGCCCACCCCGGGCGGTAGTAAGGAACTGTTGGGGGAGTCTGAAGACGTGATGCCAGACGAGCTGCCTCGGAAGCTACCACCGAAGAGGGCAGTGGATCACGAGATCGAGTTGGTGCCTGGCACGAGACCGCCCGCTAGGGCACCGTACAGAATGCCGCAACCTAAGCTTGTGGAGCTTAGGACGCAGTCAGCAGATGCCTTGAGCCGTAGGGCGGACTTGGCGAACTTGGAGTCGATAGCAGCACTCTCTTCTAGCGCGGCTGCTATCTCTACGAAGGATCAGGTGCGGGAGTTACTACCGAGAGATCCCGCGGCGCGACG